From the Acidobacteriota bacterium genome, the window AGAAGGATGAGAAGGATGACAAGGATGACAAGGGCGACCAGGGCGCCGCTCACGCGACTGGAGCCACGCCATCATGATGCGGGTATGGCTGATCGCCGCGAACGTTGTACGGGAGCAGCGCTGGTTCCTGCTGCTGATGTTCGCATACGTCGTGGGCATCACCGCGTTGCTGCGCACGTTGGAACGGAATGACGCGGACGCGCTGCTCGTCTTCAAGCAGGAGGCAGTGTATGGGACGCTGTTCAGTGTGGTGCTCGCAGCGTCGCTGTTCCAGAACGAGCGCAAGACGCGGCGCATCATCGCAGTGCTGTCAAAGGCGGTCACGCGGCGGAAGTATGTGGCGGGCGCGATCCTGGGCGTGAACCTGACGACCGCGGTATTTTACGCCGGCGTGGCCGGCAGCCTGTTCGTGCTGTTTCCCGGCGCGAAGCCGGGCGGCGCGGCCCTGATGATGGCGCACGCAATGGCAGCGAGCCTGCTCGTCTCGGTCGTGACGCTGTTCTATACCGCCTTCCTGCATCCCCTAGTGGCTGCGTCTGCGTCGGGGCTCACTCTGGGGCTACCGCTGCTGCTGGAGAAGTTCTTCGGTGCGGGTTGGTCGGGTGTGGTGCCGGCGTTACGCCTGACCAGAGCGATACTGGCGTACGCGCCGGACCGGGCATTCTCGTCCGATGCCGGGATGATCACGCTGGCACTCGCGGAGTGTGTGGTGCTGTGGCTACTGGCGTCGTGGATATTCGGATTGCGGGACATCACGACCGCGGTGGAGTGACGCCGGAGAACAGCGCAGCGGCCTTACTGAAGTAAGTCTTTCGCCGACTCGATGGCGTGTTGCAGCACGCGGTTCGGCAGGATCCCCAGATACAACGTCACCAGCACGCTGAGCGTGAGCGCGATGCCCTCCGGCACGGTGAGGCGTTCGACGCCGTGGCCGTGCTCATGCTCCGCCGGATGCTCACGCATGTACATCACCACGATCACGCGCAGGTAGTAATATGCGGCGATGCCGCTGTTGATGAGGCCGAGGATGGTGAGTCCAACGAGGTTGGCTTGGAGCGCGGCGCTGAAGACGTAGAACTTGGCGAAGAACCCGCCGGTGGCGGGGATCCCGATTAAAGACAACAGCAAGATCGCAAATGTAGCGGCGATGACCGGCTGGCGGCGGGAGAGTCCAGCGTAGTCGTCGATGGCGACGAAGCGCTCGCCCTCGCCGGCGAGGTGCGCGATGATCAGGAACGCGCCCACGTTCATCGCCGCATACGCGCCGGAGTAGAAGATGGCGGCGGAGATGCCGGCGGCGTTCGCGGCGGTGATGGCGACGAGCAGGTATCCGGCATGGGCGATGGAGGAATACGCGAGCATGCGCTTGACGTTGCTCTGGCGTAGCGCGCCGATGTTGCCCAGCGTCATGGAGAGCGCGGCGCCGATCCACACGGGCCAGAACCATCCCGGTGTCCAGGCGGCGAAGAGCACGCGCAGCAGCACGGCGAAGGCGGCGGCCTTGGGCGCGGTGGACATGAAAGCGACCACCGGAGCGGGCGCGCCTTCGTAGACGTCCGGCGTCCAGACATGGAAGGGCGCGGAGGCGATCTTGAACCCGAGCCCCACCAGCATGAGCGCGACGGCGGCGAAGACGAGCGGGCCGAAACTGCCGTCATGCAACTGCTCGCCGATGGCCATGATGTTCGTGGTGCCGGTGGCGCCGAACATCAACGAGACGCCGTAGAGAAAAAAAGCCGTGGCAAACGACCCGAGCAGGAAATACTTGAGCGAGGCCTCGGCGCTCGAGGCCACGCGGCGGCGCATGCCCGCCAGAATGTAGGTGGAGATGGACGAGATCTCGAGCGCGACGAAGATGAGCACCAGCTCGACGGCCGAAGACATAAGGTCCATGCCCACGGCGCCGAGCAGCATGAGCGCGTAGAACTCGCCGGCGGGGAGGTGCTGGCGCTCCACGTAATCGAGCGAGCCGAGCAGGCAGGCGAGCAGCACGAGCTCAACCACCACATGAAAGAAGACGCTGAACTCGCTGACCAGCACCATATTAAAGAA encodes:
- a CDS encoding NADH-quinone oxidoreductase subunit N, which encodes MSVPVYSIPSADYLAILPELVLAAFGVIVMMAESFFAKGQSRRPLGWIACAGALAALVATWYQAGSPHVAGFFNMVLVSEFSVFFHVVVELVLLACLLGSLDYVERQHLPAGEFYALMLLGAVGMDLMSSAVELVLIFVALEISSISTYILAGMRRRVASSAEASLKYFLLGSFATAFFLYGVSLMFGATGTTNIMAIGEQLHDGSFGPLVFAAVALMLVGLGFKIASAPFHVWTPDVYEGAPAPVVAFMSTAPKAAAFAVLLRVLFAAWTPGWFWPVWIGAALSMTLGNIGALRQSNVKRMLAYSSIAHAGYLLVAITAANAAGISAAIFYSGAYAAMNVGAFLIIAHLAGEGERFVAIDDYAGLSRRQPVIAATFAILLLSLIGIPATGGFFAKFYVFSAALQANLVGLTILGLINSGIAAYYYLRVIVVMYMREHPAEHEHGHGVERLTVPEGIALTLSVLVTLYLGILPNRVLQHAIESAKDLLQ